Proteins from a single region of Starkeya sp. ORNL1:
- a CDS encoding GMC family oxidoreductase N-terminal domain-containing protein translates to MSEYDYIIVGAGSAGCAVAGRLAEAGRFRILVIEAGPRDRSVWIHMPIGYGKSFYNPRVNWMYRTEPEPQLDGRTIYQPRGKVVGGSSSINAMVYSRGQAEDFDAWAAQGNPGWGWPDVLSYYRRMEDHALGASPWHGAGGPLHVSDIAGNVHPLTHALVEAGRQAGLAFNPDLNGATTEGVGYYQINTAGGFRMSAARAYLWPALKTGRVDLVTDALVTKVRFEGRRAVGVAYRRDGVEHEARARGEVILAGGAVNTPQLLQLSGVGPGALLSRHGVPVVIDSPVGRNLQDHLCYDHVYRASRPSLNDDLLPLLGKLKVGLAYVLARRGPLSLSVNQGGGFMRSRPGLDRPDMQLYFSPLSYERATPGVRALMKPDPFSGFSTSVSPCRPTSRGHVEIRSADPFEVPAIAPSYLATQKDIDDLITGAHFLRRLAQTPALAAIIAEELKPGPAAVSDADMLADIRARAYSVFHPCGTCRMGPDPADAVVDAELKVHGVDGLRVIDASIFPSIPSGNTNAPAIMVGEKGADLVLGRNNAGIGGLSA, encoded by the coding sequence ATGAGCGAATACGACTACATCATCGTCGGCGCGGGCTCGGCCGGCTGTGCCGTGGCCGGCCGCCTCGCCGAGGCCGGGCGTTTCCGCATCCTCGTGATCGAGGCCGGGCCACGCGACCGCAGCGTCTGGATCCATATGCCGATCGGCTATGGCAAGTCGTTCTACAATCCGCGCGTCAACTGGATGTACCGCACCGAGCCTGAGCCTCAGCTCGACGGCCGCACCATCTATCAGCCGCGCGGCAAGGTGGTCGGCGGCTCCAGCTCGATCAACGCCATGGTCTATTCACGCGGCCAGGCCGAGGATTTCGACGCCTGGGCGGCGCAAGGCAATCCCGGTTGGGGCTGGCCTGACGTGCTGTCTTATTACAGGCGCATGGAAGACCATGCACTTGGCGCCAGCCCCTGGCATGGCGCCGGCGGGCCTCTCCATGTCAGCGACATCGCCGGCAACGTGCACCCGCTGACGCATGCCTTGGTCGAGGCGGGCAGGCAGGCGGGCCTCGCCTTCAATCCGGACCTCAACGGCGCCACCACGGAAGGCGTCGGCTACTACCAGATCAACACCGCCGGCGGCTTCCGCATGTCGGCGGCGCGGGCCTATCTTTGGCCGGCGCTGAAGACCGGGCGTGTCGATCTCGTCACTGATGCACTGGTGACGAAGGTGCGGTTCGAGGGCCGCCGCGCGGTCGGTGTCGCGTATCGGCGCGACGGGGTGGAGCACGAGGCGCGGGCGCGCGGCGAGGTCATCCTCGCGGGCGGCGCCGTCAACACGCCGCAACTGCTCCAGCTCTCCGGCGTCGGACCCGGCGCGCTGCTGTCCCGCCACGGCGTACCCGTGGTCATCGACTCTCCGGTGGGCCGAAACCTGCAAGACCATCTCTGCTACGACCATGTCTATCGCGCCAGCCGGCCGAGCCTGAACGACGACCTGCTGCCGCTGCTCGGCAAGCTGAAGGTGGGGCTGGCCTATGTGCTGGCGCGGCGCGGGCCGCTGTCGCTCAGCGTCAACCAGGGCGGCGGCTTCATGCGCAGCCGACCCGGCCTCGACCGGCCGGACATGCAGCTCTATTTCTCGCCGCTCTCCTATGAGCGCGCCACGCCCGGCGTTCGGGCGCTGATGAAGCCCGATCCGTTTTCCGGCTTCTCGACCAGCGTCTCGCCATGCCGGCCGACCAGCCGCGGCCATGTGGAGATCCGCTCCGCCGATCCGTTCGAGGTGCCGGCGATCGCGCCAAGCTATCTGGCGACGCAGAAGGATATCGACGACCTCATCACCGGCGCGCATTTCCTGCGTCGCCTTGCGCAGACACCTGCGCTTGCCGCCATCATCGCCGAGGAACTGAAGCCGGGACCCGCCGCGGTGTCGGACGCAGATATGCTCGCCGACATCCGGGCGCGCGCCTATTCGGTGTTCCACCCCTGCGGCACCTGCCGGATGGGTCCCGATCCGGCTGACGCCGTCGTCGACGCCGAATTGAAGGTGCATGGCGTCGACGGGCTCCGCGTGATCGATGCATCGATCTTTCCGAGCATCCCTTCCGGCAACACCAACGCGCCGGCTATCATGGTCGGCGAGAAGGGCGCCGATCTCGTACTGGGCAGGAACAACGCCGGTATTGGCGGGTTGTCGGCATAG
- a CDS encoding Ku protein, producing the protein MASRSFWKGYLKLSLVTCAVAMTPATTENAKVRFHTLNRKTGHRVVSQYVDAESGKPVDEEDEVKGYPRGEDDYLVLEDDEIDAVALESTRTIDIEMFVPRESIGWIWYDRPHYLTPDDEVGEEAFSVIRDAMEATGTVGVSRLVLYRRERAVMLEPRDKGIILWTLRYGDEVRDPAEYFGEIGRGKSDPHLMDLVSTLIEERTRAWDPDMVDDPVQARLLDLIASKKKGRKRPAKKAEPEIEAPPGNVINIMDALRKSLSTEAKPKRR; encoded by the coding sequence TTGGCGAGCCGCTCGTTCTGGAAGGGCTATCTGAAGCTCTCGCTGGTGACCTGCGCGGTCGCCATGACGCCGGCCACGACCGAAAACGCCAAGGTCCGGTTCCACACGCTGAACCGCAAGACCGGTCACCGCGTCGTCAGCCAATATGTCGATGCCGAGAGCGGCAAGCCCGTTGATGAGGAGGACGAGGTCAAGGGTTATCCGCGCGGCGAGGACGACTACCTCGTGCTGGAGGACGACGAGATCGACGCGGTGGCATTGGAGAGCACCCGCACCATCGACATCGAGATGTTCGTGCCGCGCGAGAGCATCGGCTGGATCTGGTACGACCGGCCGCATTATCTCACACCCGACGACGAGGTCGGCGAAGAAGCGTTCTCGGTCATTCGCGACGCCATGGAGGCGACCGGGACGGTCGGCGTCTCGCGGCTCGTGCTCTACCGGCGCGAACGCGCGGTGATGCTGGAGCCGCGCGACAAGGGCATCATCTTGTGGACGCTGCGCTATGGCGACGAGGTGCGCGACCCGGCCGAGTATTTCGGTGAGATCGGCAGGGGCAAGAGCGATCCCCATCTCATGGATCTGGTGTCGACGCTGATCGAGGAGCGCACCAGAGCCTGGGATCCGGACATGGTGGACGATCCGGTGCAGGCGCGCCTGCTCGACCTCATCGCCTCGAAGAAAAAGGGCAGGAAACGCCCCGCTAAGAAGGCCGAGCCGGAGATCGAAGCGCCACCAGGCAACGTCATCAACATCATGGACGCGCTGCGCAAGAGCCTCTCGACGGAAGCAAAGCCAAAGCGACGCTAG
- the ligD gene encoding DNA ligase D, which translates to MALEIYRKKRDFTATPEPKGGRGRKSGNSFVIQKHDATRLHYDFRLEMDGVLKSWAVTRGPSLVAGEKRLAVHVEDHPLEYGGFEGTIPKGEYGGGTVIVWDRGTWTPIGDAHKGYAKGHLDFELNGEKLHGRWHLVRMHGKPREKRENWLLIKGDDEFARPEEAPDILEERPESVKTGREIADVASEEPGWSSKTGEIAKKAASRRKSKAASPSDDAVLEEEKHPPLPDPSTIKGASKAALPGFIEPTLASLIASPPRGERWLHEIKFDGYRLQARIEAGRIKLLTRSGLDWTAKFGKPVVQALQALPVGTALIDGELVVEKDTGASDFSALQADLSEGRSDRFLFYAFDLLYLDGYDLTALPLIERKRLLEQLIGKDAGIIRYSDHFEEDGDLVLSHACRLSLEGVVSKLRDAPYRSGRGKSWVKSKCSARQEFVIAGYVPSTTSRQAIGSLILGVYDGDDLVHVGRVGTGFTVPVAEELFRRLNRMRIQTSPFAKRLTADEARQARYVRPELVAEVEFRAWTADGHLRHASFRGLREDKAARDVVREMPKMAASPAPARRNVKLTHPDRLYWPDDGVTKEGLADYYTEVWPQIAPFIVGHPLALLRCPSGITGEKFFQKHAWKGINPKVALVRDPKETGEEPLISINDLDGLLALVQAATLEIHPWGSTVADWERPDTIIMDLDPGEQVPWETVIAAAGEVRQRLEDAGLAAFVKTSGGKGLHVVAPLKPKADWTAVKAFTKGIADAMAADTPDRFVSTITKSQRRGKILVDYLRNQRGATAVAAYSTRARPGAAVSMPLAWNELNPGIGPAYFTVANTPVRLAALKSDPWEGFRAAAVPLEQRQGKRRKAA; encoded by the coding sequence ATGGCGCTCGAAATCTATCGCAAGAAACGCGACTTCACCGCGACGCCGGAGCCCAAAGGCGGGCGGGGACGCAAATCCGGCAACAGCTTCGTCATCCAGAAGCATGACGCCACGCGGCTGCATTATGACTTCCGGTTGGAGATGGACGGCGTGCTGAAGAGCTGGGCCGTCACCCGCGGCCCCAGCCTTGTAGCCGGCGAGAAGCGCCTCGCCGTCCATGTCGAGGACCATCCGCTCGAATATGGCGGCTTCGAAGGCACCATTCCGAAAGGCGAATATGGTGGCGGCACCGTGATCGTGTGGGATCGCGGCACCTGGACCCCGATCGGCGACGCCCATAAGGGCTACGCCAAGGGCCATCTCGATTTCGAGCTCAATGGCGAGAAGCTCCACGGCCGCTGGCATCTCGTGCGCATGCACGGCAAGCCGCGGGAGAAGCGGGAGAACTGGCTGCTGATCAAGGGCGACGACGAATTCGCCCGGCCGGAGGAGGCGCCCGATATTCTCGAGGAACGCCCGGAATCAGTGAAGACCGGCCGCGAGATCGCTGATGTCGCTAGCGAGGAACCGGGCTGGTCCTCGAAAACCGGCGAGATCGCCAAGAAAGCTGCGTCCCGACGCAAGTCCAAAGCGGCCTCACCGTCCGATGACGCCGTATTGGAAGAGGAGAAGCACCCGCCCCTTCCCGACCCGTCGACCATCAAGGGAGCAAGCAAGGCCGCCCTGCCCGGTTTCATTGAGCCGACGCTGGCGAGCCTCATCGCGTCTCCGCCCCGCGGCGAGCGCTGGCTGCACGAGATCAAGTTCGACGGCTACCGGCTGCAGGCCCGCATCGAGGCCGGGCGCATCAAGCTGCTGACCCGCAGCGGCCTCGACTGGACGGCCAAGTTCGGTAAGCCTGTGGTACAGGCGCTGCAAGCCTTGCCGGTCGGCACCGCTTTGATCGACGGCGAGCTGGTGGTCGAGAAGGATACCGGCGCCTCGGACTTCTCGGCCCTGCAGGCCGATCTCAGCGAAGGCCGCAGCGACCGGTTCCTGTTCTACGCTTTCGACCTGCTTTACCTCGACGGCTATGACCTCACCGCCCTCCCATTGATCGAACGCAAGAGATTGCTCGAACAGCTTATCGGCAAGGATGCCGGCATCATCCGCTACAGCGACCATTTCGAGGAGGACGGCGACTTGGTGTTGAGCCACGCCTGCCGGCTGAGCCTCGAAGGCGTGGTCTCGAAGCTACGCGATGCGCCCTACCGCTCCGGACGCGGCAAGAGCTGGGTGAAGTCGAAATGCTCGGCGCGGCAGGAATTCGTCATCGCCGGCTATGTGCCCTCGACCACCTCGCGCCAGGCGATCGGCTCGCTGATCCTCGGCGTCTATGATGGCGATGACCTGGTCCATGTCGGCCGCGTCGGTACGGGTTTCACCGTGCCGGTCGCCGAGGAACTGTTCCGCCGGCTCAACCGCATGCGGATCCAGACCAGTCCCTTTGCAAAGCGCCTAACCGCGGATGAGGCCCGGCAGGCGCGCTATGTGCGACCGGAACTGGTGGCAGAGGTCGAGTTCCGCGCCTGGACCGCCGATGGTCATTTGCGCCATGCCTCGTTCAGAGGGCTGCGTGAGGACAAGGCCGCACGCGACGTGGTGAGAGAGATGCCGAAGATGGCGGCCTCCCCTGCCCCGGCGCGCCGCAACGTGAAGCTTACCCATCCCGACCGGCTTTATTGGCCCGATGACGGCGTGACCAAGGAAGGGCTCGCCGACTACTACACCGAAGTCTGGCCGCAGATCGCGCCTTTCATCGTCGGCCATCCACTGGCGCTGCTGCGCTGCCCGAGCGGCATCACGGGCGAGAAGTTCTTCCAGAAGCACGCCTGGAAGGGCATCAATCCAAAGGTCGCGCTGGTCCGTGATCCGAAGGAGACCGGCGAAGAGCCGCTGATCAGCATCAATGATCTCGACGGGCTGCTCGCCCTGGTGCAGGCGGCGACATTGGAGATCCATCCGTGGGGGTCGACGGTGGCCGATTGGGAGCGGCCGGACACCATCATCATGGACCTTGATCCCGGCGAACAGGTGCCGTGGGAGACGGTGATCGCCGCAGCCGGAGAAGTGCGCCAGCGCCTGGAAGATGCCGGCCTCGCCGCCTTCGTGAAGACCTCGGGCGGCAAGGGCCTGCACGTCGTCGCCCCGCTGAAGCCCAAGGCGGACTGGACCGCGGTGAAGGCCTTCACCAAGGGCATCGCCGACGCCATGGCCGCCGACACGCCGGACCGCTTCGTCTCGACCATCACCAAGTCGCAGCGCCGCGGCAAGATACTGGTCGATTATCTGCGCAACCAGCGCGGCGCCACGGCGGTAGCGGCCTATTCGACCCGCGCCCGGCCGGGCGCCGCGGTCTCGATGCCGCTGGCCTGGAATGAGCTCAACCCCGGTATCGGCCCGGCCTATTTCACGGTAGCCAATACTCCCGTCCGGCTCGCGGCCCTGAAGTCCGATCCGTGGGAGGGCTTCCGCGCCGCCGCGGTTCCGCTTGAGCAAAGGCAGGGCAAGCGCAGGAAAGCGGCATAG
- a CDS encoding Ku protein, translating to MAPRANWKGYLKIAELTCPVALFTAASTSDRIAFHTINRATGHRVHRQFVDVDTGKPVEKDDQVKGYEVGRGDYVMLEPEEVASVVPESDKKLDVSAFIPFAEIDDVYFDKPYYLAPSDKTATEAFILIREGMRKKKVAAIAQAVLFRRVRTLLIRADGDGLIANTLNFDYEVRSAKEAFDGVPEMKTKDEMLDLARHIIETKKGSFDPSAYEDRYEAALAELVKAKLEGRKIEVRKAPRREKVVDLMAALRESAGLGGKKTATKTAASKSAKPAVSKSAKPAAPRRKAS from the coding sequence ATGGCACCGCGGGCGAACTGGAAGGGCTATCTGAAGATCGCCGAGCTCACCTGCCCGGTGGCGCTCTTCACCGCCGCCTCGACCTCCGACCGCATCGCCTTCCACACCATCAACCGCGCGACCGGACACCGCGTCCATCGCCAGTTCGTCGATGTCGACACCGGAAAGCCGGTGGAGAAGGACGACCAGGTCAAGGGCTACGAGGTTGGCCGGGGCGATTATGTGATGCTGGAACCGGAGGAAGTCGCCTCCGTGGTGCCGGAAAGCGACAAGAAGCTGGATGTCTCCGCCTTCATTCCCTTCGCCGAGATCGACGACGTCTATTTCGACAAGCCCTATTATCTCGCGCCGTCCGACAAGACGGCGACCGAAGCCTTCATCCTCATCCGCGAAGGCATGCGCAAGAAGAAGGTGGCCGCGATCGCACAAGCCGTGCTGTTCCGGCGTGTGCGCACCTTGCTGATCCGCGCTGACGGCGACGGGCTGATCGCGAACACGCTCAATTTCGACTACGAGGTGCGGTCCGCGAAGGAAGCGTTCGACGGCGTGCCCGAGATGAAGACCAAGGACGAGATGCTCGACCTCGCCCGGCACATCATCGAGACCAAGAAAGGCTCGTTTGACCCATCTGCCTATGAGGATCGCTACGAGGCGGCCTTGGCCGAACTGGTCAAGGCCAAGCTCGAAGGCCGTAAGATCGAGGTCCGCAAGGCGCCGCGGCGCGAGAAGGTCGTGGACCTCATGGCGGCGCTGCGCGAAAGCGCCGGGCTTGGCGGCAAGAAGACAGCGACGAAGACCGCGGCGTCCAAATCGGCGAAGCCTGCGGTATCCAAGTCGGCGAAGCCCGCCGCGCCGCGCCGGAAGGCGAGTTGA
- a CDS encoding sulfurtransferase/chromate resistance protein — protein MSSNTEITASQLARLVGLPTGPTIVDVRTDADFAADPRLVPASLPRDALAVTAWAAEFTGQDVVILCQKGAKLSEGAAAWLRHDGIKAETLEGGFEAWRAAGGLLVATGKLPPRDELGRTVWVTRARPKVDRIACPWLLRRFVDPNAVILFVTASEVPAVAERFKATAFDIDDVFWSHRGERCTFDTMIEEFGLSCAPLDRLATIVRAADTARLDLVPQAAGFLAASLGLSRMFRDDLDQLEAGMLLYDAFYRWCRDATEETHNWPSSAKPAWGRPRCR, from the coding sequence ATGTCATCGAACACCGAAATCACCGCATCGCAGTTGGCGCGCCTTGTCGGCCTGCCGACCGGCCCGACCATCGTCGATGTCCGCACCGATGCGGACTTCGCCGCCGATCCGCGCCTGGTGCCCGCTTCTCTACCTCGTGACGCTTTGGCGGTCACCGCATGGGCGGCGGAATTCACCGGGCAGGACGTCGTCATCCTCTGCCAGAAGGGCGCGAAGCTCAGCGAGGGCGCAGCGGCCTGGCTGCGTCACGATGGGATCAAGGCTGAGACGCTCGAGGGCGGCTTCGAGGCCTGGCGCGCCGCGGGTGGGCTGCTGGTCGCGACCGGCAAGCTGCCGCCGCGCGACGAGTTGGGGCGTACCGTCTGGGTCACGCGGGCGCGTCCCAAGGTCGATCGCATCGCCTGTCCCTGGCTGCTCCGCCGCTTCGTCGACCCGAACGCCGTCATCCTGTTCGTGACGGCGTCGGAAGTGCCGGCGGTGGCCGAGCGCTTCAAGGCAACGGCGTTCGACATCGACGATGTGTTCTGGAGCCACCGCGGCGAACGCTGCACCTTCGACACCATGATCGAGGAGTTCGGACTCTCCTGCGCGCCGCTGGATCGTCTGGCGACCATCGTGCGGGCAGCCGATACCGCGCGCCTCGACCTCGTGCCGCAGGCGGCCGGCTTCCTCGCTGCATCGCTCGGCCTCTCCCGCATGTTCCGCGACGACCTCGACCAGCTCGAAGCCGGTATGCTGCTCTATGACGCCTTCTATCGCTGGTGCCGGGACGCCACCGAGGAGACGCACAATTGGCCTTCCAGCGCGAAGCCGGCGTGGGGGAGGCCGCGATGTCGATAA
- the chrA gene encoding chromate efflux transporter encodes MSIIVTTDEPVAMPTAPTFAEATRVWARIGLLSFGGPAGQIALMHKELVEERRWMGEQRFLHALNYCMLLPGPEAQQLATYIGWLMHRTLGGLIAGLLFVLPGALVMLGLSILYAVYREIPLVDAVFFGVKAAVLAVVVEAVLRIGRRALKNRTMVAIAVAAFIGIYVFHVPFPLIILIAGLVGWIGSRQAPQLFTAGGHGSKGDTPDFKGVVDLMFERGELAHADPSRGRAFRVLAIWLPVWLGPVLLLWLFTGSASVWTQIGGFFSAMAVVTFGGAYAVLAYVAQAAVGSFGWLAPGEMVDGLGLAETTPGPLIMVLQFVGFLAAYRTPGTLDPLLAGCLGALLATWVTFAPCFLWIFLGAPYVEALRGNPAISAALSAITAAVVGVVMNLALWFALHVVFREVRTFEIFGIGPDLPVLASIDWRAALLAACAMIAMLRFKVGMMPTLGASAAAGVLLTYLFA; translated from the coding sequence ATGTCGATAATCGTCACGACGGACGAGCCTGTCGCCATGCCCACCGCTCCGACCTTTGCCGAGGCGACCAGGGTATGGGCCAGGATCGGCCTCCTGAGCTTCGGTGGGCCGGCCGGCCAGATCGCCCTCATGCACAAGGAACTGGTCGAGGAGCGCCGCTGGATGGGCGAGCAGCGTTTCCTGCATGCCCTCAATTACTGCATGCTGTTGCCTGGCCCGGAGGCGCAGCAACTTGCCACCTATATTGGCTGGCTGATGCATCGCACCCTCGGCGGGCTCATCGCCGGGCTGCTGTTCGTGCTGCCCGGCGCCCTCGTGATGCTGGGCCTCAGTATCCTCTATGCCGTCTATCGCGAGATACCGCTGGTCGACGCCGTGTTTTTCGGCGTGAAGGCCGCGGTGCTCGCGGTGGTGGTCGAGGCAGTGCTGCGGATCGGCAGGCGAGCCCTCAAGAACCGCACCATGGTTGCCATCGCGGTCGCGGCCTTTATCGGCATCTATGTCTTCCACGTTCCGTTCCCGCTCATCATCCTGATCGCGGGCTTGGTCGGCTGGATCGGCAGTCGGCAGGCACCCCAACTCTTCACGGCCGGCGGGCACGGCTCGAAGGGGGATACGCCCGATTTCAAGGGCGTCGTCGATTTGATGTTCGAGCGCGGTGAGCTTGCCCATGCCGACCCATCCCGGGGGCGAGCCTTCCGCGTGCTGGCGATCTGGCTGCCGGTCTGGCTCGGACCAGTGCTGTTGCTCTGGCTGTTCACCGGCTCCGCCAGCGTGTGGACCCAGATCGGCGGCTTTTTCAGCGCGATGGCAGTCGTCACTTTCGGGGGCGCCTATGCGGTGCTGGCCTATGTCGCACAGGCCGCGGTGGGCAGCTTCGGCTGGCTCGCGCCGGGGGAGATGGTCGATGGGCTGGGGCTCGCCGAGACCACGCCCGGACCCCTGATCATGGTGCTCCAGTTCGTCGGCTTCCTCGCCGCCTATCGGACGCCCGGCACGCTCGATCCGCTCCTTGCCGGCTGCCTCGGCGCGCTGCTCGCCACCTGGGTGACGTTTGCGCCGTGCTTCCTGTGGATCTTCCTCGGTGCGCCCTATGTCGAGGCGCTTCGCGGCAATCCGGCGATCTCGGCGGCGCTGTCGGCCATCACCGCCGCCGTGGTCGGCGTGGTGATGAACCTTGCGCTCTGGTTCGCGCTGCATGTCGTGTTCCGCGAGGTGCGGACCTTCGAGATATTCGGCATCGGCCCGGACCTGCCCGTGCTGGCCTCGATCGACTGGAGGGCGGCGCTGCTCGCCGCTTGCGCGATGATCGCGATGCTGCGCTTCAAGGTCGGCATGATGCCGACGCTTGGCGCCTCCGCCGCAGCTGGAGTGCTGCTCACGTATTTGTTTGCGTGA
- a CDS encoding BrnA antitoxin family protein yields MTTTRRPFGSVRDNAEAAFKAATTKPVEMPPVAPRKAPSPPGVKEQVSIRLDKDVLDHFQEAGPGWQDRINAALRKAAGL; encoded by the coding sequence ATGACCACGACACGCCGGCCATTCGGCTCGGTCCGCGACAATGCGGAGGCCGCTTTCAAAGCTGCTACCACCAAGCCGGTCGAGATGCCGCCTGTGGCTCCCCGCAAGGCTCCGTCGCCGCCCGGCGTGAAGGAGCAGGTGTCGATCCGGCTCGACAAGGATGTGCTCGATCATTTCCAGGAAGCCGGACCGGGCTGGCAGGATCGCATCAACGCGGCACTGCGCAAGGCGGCTGGGCTTTAA
- the pncA gene encoding bifunctional nicotinamidase/pyrazinamidase: MMIVVDVQNDFCPGGTLAVGDGHHIVPLVNRLMAHFGRAVVTQDWHTPEHASFAAAHPGRHPFETIEVAYGPQTLWPVHCVQGTHGADFHPDLDLTKAELVLRKGFDPAIDSYSAFFENDRTTPTGLDGYLRERGIGRVFLAGLATDYCVAYSALDAARLGFDVAVVLDACRGIDLDGSLEAALDAMAAAGISFISVADFEWAAPPLADNQEHRRMR, from the coding sequence ATGATGATCGTCGTCGACGTTCAGAATGACTTCTGCCCCGGCGGCACGCTCGCCGTTGGCGACGGCCATCACATCGTGCCGCTGGTCAATCGCCTGATGGCGCACTTCGGCCGCGCCGTCGTCACGCAGGATTGGCACACGCCCGAACATGCCTCCTTCGCCGCGGCCCACCCCGGCCGGCACCCGTTCGAGACCATCGAGGTCGCCTACGGGCCGCAGACGCTGTGGCCGGTGCATTGCGTGCAGGGCACGCATGGCGCCGATTTCCATCCCGATCTCGATTTGACCAAGGCCGAATTGGTGCTGCGCAAGGGCTTTGATCCCGCGATCGATTCCTATTCGGCCTTTTTCGAGAATGACCGCACCACGCCGACCGGGCTTGACGGCTATTTGCGCGAGCGTGGCATAGGCAGGGTGTTCCTCGCCGGCCTCGCCACGGACTATTGCGTCGCCTATTCCGCCCTGGATGCGGCGCGGCTCGGCTTCGATGTCGCTGTTGTGCTCGACGCCTGCCGCGGTATTGATCTCGACGGTTCACTTGAAGCGGCCCTCGACGCCATGGCGGCAGCGGGCATCAGCTTCATATCCGTTGCCGACTTCGAATGGGCAGCGCCGCCCCTGGCGGACAATCAGGAACACAGGAGAATGAGATGA
- a CDS encoding glutathione S-transferase family protein, protein MQLYAHPFSSYCQKALIALYENDTPFEFRMLDDTPTMAEFTALWPIKRFPILKDEGATILESSIIIEYLDLHHPGPVRFIPVDRDGALRVRLMDRFFDNYISTPQQKIVFDSIRPEADRDPYGANEARAMLDTAYGWLDGVMAGREWAAGGAFSLADCAAAPALFYADWTHTIGAAFTNVHAYRQRLLARPSFARAVDEARPYRPFFPLGAPDRD, encoded by the coding sequence ATGCAGCTTTATGCCCACCCCTTCTCCTCCTACTGCCAGAAAGCCCTGATCGCGCTCTATGAGAACGACACGCCGTTCGAGTTCCGCATGCTCGACGACACGCCGACCATGGCCGAGTTCACCGCCCTATGGCCGATCAAGCGGTTCCCGATCCTGAAGGACGAAGGGGCGACGATCCTCGAATCCAGCATCATCATCGAGTACCTCGACCTGCATCATCCGGGTCCCGTGAGGTTCATCCCCGTCGATCGCGACGGGGCGCTCCGGGTCCGCTTGATGGATCGCTTCTTCGACAACTACATCTCGACGCCCCAGCAGAAGATCGTGTTCGACAGCATCCGGCCCGAGGCCGACCGCGATCCCTACGGCGCGAACGAAGCTCGCGCGATGCTCGACACCGCCTATGGCTGGCTCGACGGCGTGATGGCTGGACGGGAATGGGCGGCGGGTGGCGCTTTCAGCCTTGCGGATTGTGCGGCGGCGCCGGCGCTGTTCTACGCCGACTGGACGCACACGATCGGCGCAGCTTTCACGAACGTGCATGCCTATCGTCAACGCCTGCTGGCGCGACCCTCTTTCGCCCGCGCGGTTGACGAGGCGCGGCCGTACCGCCCCTTCTTCCCGCTCGGTGCGCCGGATCGCGATTGA